GTTCCCTCCCGTACACGTCACTCGCCAGGGCTCGAAGGAACGCCACCGGGAAAAGTGAGTTCCGGGGAAAGCGCGCCGAATAAGGCAGCTCGCGCAGGGTCGAGCCCAGCGTCCTCCACTCATGGAACGTCCCGAGAGGACTGCGAATGAGTACAGGCTGCAGTGAGAATGCCTTCATAACCTCGTTCTGGCCCCTAGGCCAGGCAATAAACCTTTCCGAGGACAGGACGAAGCCTCTCGGTGCTTCAGGTCTTTAAGTATGCGCTGCATTGTTGGTGCTCAAGAGCGGAGTCTAGCTGGGGGCTGTGATGCACAGTGGGAAGTCTGGTCTAGGGTGCGGGGCTTTCTGCCAGAAGATACTGGTCCCAGGCTGGAGAGAGGGTAGTGGTGGACACAAGCCTGGCCTTCTCCTGGAGCTTCCTAAGTCATGGTAGACAGAGTTTTTCTACTCAGAACTCTGCCGGCCACCGAGGGTTAAAGCCAGGGAATGACACGATTACCTTTACCCTCGTGAAGAGTTTTCTGGCAACTGGCGAGGATGGGGGGGCCACAAGAGTAGACAAGCAAATTGAGCTAAGAGGCTGCCCCAGTGTAGGACAGGTGATGGCGATGGCAATTAGGTTATTGGTGGCtgaaacagaattatttttaaattttttttaaagattttatttattaatttgacagagagaaatcacaagtagatggagagacagccagagagagagagatagggaagcaggctacctgctgagcagagagcccgatgcgggactcgatcccaggaccctgagatcatgacctgagctgaaggcagcggcttaacccactgagccacccaggcgcccctggtagcTGAAACAGAATTAAAGAGGATAAATCTGAGAGGACTTTGGGACTTGGAGTGAGGAGGTCTGGATTCaagctgagcagagggcccattTAGGGGGACCCGGCTTTGCGTGGGAAGATCATTAGTTTGGTGCTGTTTAGATatgggacacacagacacacacacacaccttggccCCCTGGCAGAACTGTCAGATAGGCAGATGGCCACACAGACTGGAGGCTTGGAAGGGAGAGGCCAGGCAGGAGAGAACAGATTTGGGATTTGTGCGCACATACATGGCCCCTGACGCCGTGGCTGTGGCCCAGGTCAGCCAGGGAGAAGGTGCAGCCAAGGGTCAGGTTGTAAGGAGCACCAGCACTGAAAGGCCACTTGAAGGGGTGCCGGCAGAGGACAGCCTGGAAGACAAAAGGAAACCTAGGAGAGTGGGCCCAGTACAGGGAACTAATAGCTCTTTCCTTGTGTTTGTCTCTTGCCCCTCTCTGGACAATATTCTTCCTTGGTGTCTTTAGGATTCCCAAGTCCCTTGCCCCAGAGCCCAGACACCTTGCCAGCCAGGAGTCCTACCTGATGGCTCTCTGGCGAGCATTCATTGCTTCCCTGTGACTCTTGGGACAAGCTCAGGCTTCCCAGCCTGGCACTGAAGGCCCCGAGGTTCTGCTGCTGCCAGTTTCTCTAGCCTCCTTGTCCGTCCCCATCACTACCCTGGGTTTCAAAGCCATCCCAGGCCCCCATCAGCCAGCTCCTGGTATGTGCAGTCATTCTGATTCTCTCAGTGTCAGAtgctttcccctcctccagcccctccaaAGGCTGCCTGACACCTTCTTCATTAAGCTTTCTGATCCAGAATTGCCTCCTGATTCCTTTTTTGGCTGGCTCTCACTCTCACTTCCATACCTCACCTGTCCCAGTGGAATCCCACTTGTCACCTGTGTGGGGTATTTACTTCTTTGCCAAGAACTAGGGCTCACCTCCCCAGAGGAAGTGATCACCAAACAAATTTGCATGCACTTTCAGAAGGTGGGAGATTCGCATTTGGGATCCttgagggcggggggggggccaTCTTCTCTGTCCGGAGGTAGCACTTTGAACTGAAAGAGGGAATGAGCAAGTTAGAAATGGTGTTTCTCTCACTATAGGATCATGGTTTTGGCAGGAGACACGTTGCCCATTGAGGTATACTGCCATCTCCCAGTTATGTGCGAAGACCGGAATCTGCCCTACGTCTATATCCCCTCTAAGACGGTAAGGAACAcatgcccgcccccacccctccccgatCTTGGTCATAACTGGAGAGGGTCTGGCATCAGGTTGGTCCAAACAGGCCACAGTGGAGAAATGCAAGCTTTGGAGACTGATGTGAATGGATCCTTTGTTCTGCTGGTCCCTGGCTCAGTGTCCTTCTTGGAAACTGGGAATCCCCACCCTCATGGACCATGGGAATGAGAAAGGAGGTGTATGAAGATGTGCTCTGGATGTGCTCTGTCCATGCAGTTGCTGAGCCCGTGTTAGTCCTATTAGGTGGTTGCAGTGCTTGGGGAAGTGGGGGGCTGTTCAAGGGACTGGTAGCTGGCCTGATTCTCACATAGAGATGAGAACATAGGCCCTGGCTTGGGCAGCAGCGTCTGAGGCCGGAAGTTCATTCACGCTTGCCACGGGGCCATGTAGGCCCACTGTTGCCAGCCCACAGCTTGAAAGTTGGCAGATGGGACTGCCAACATGTGCAGATGAACTGCACATGTCTGAGGGCTGGATGAAGCCAGTGGGTCAGGGTTTTGTGACTCCCCGGCATACAGGTGGTGCCGCCTTTCCCCCCACATGGCCCTTCTTGCCTTCATCCGCAGGACCTGGGTGCAGCCGCGGGCTCCAAGCGCCCCACCTGTGTGATCATGGTCAAGCCCCACGAAGAGTACCAGGAGGCTTATGATGAGTGCCTAGAGGAAGTGCAGGCCCTGCCACCCCCGATTTGAAGGACCTGGGAACCTGCTCCGGAAGCTGCAGGGCTGGTGGTGGGCCAGCTCTCTGCCCCTGGTCGCCCGTGCTCGCACCTCTTCCTGGGCCCCCTGCGGCCCGTCTTCCTCCCAGGCCACTCCGCCAGCTCTTCCAGGAAGGCAGAGCTGGCATCTTCTCCCTTCGGCACCAGTGCAGACGGTCCCCAGAATGGAGTGTGGGGGAAGTAAATGCTAAGACTAAAGTGTGGTGAGTCTGTGGGTGTTTTTTCGGTGGCAGCTGCTGGTGGGGCCAAGGAGGTGGTAGGCAGGAGAGAGTGGAAGCAGCCTTTCTCACCAGAGAACCCAAAGGACTCCGAGGGTGTTTGGTGCTGCTGCTAGGCCGGCGGGGCTGGTGCCAGACTCCAGCTGAGAACAGACTCTGctgcccacccccagcttccGCCTCCCACTGATGGGAGCTGTACCATAAGGCTGCTGGCAGACCCCATGCACAGAAGCCTGCGGCTGGTGTTAGGGACACCCccattcctctttcctccttcccctgcccctaaGGGGCTGAAATGCCACTGGGAAACTTCTGGAAGCAATTTAGTCACGTACATAGCACATTTGAAGTACACATATGAAGCTGAAGATGAACCCCAGGCCAGCTCTCCTGCTCGCCATAATGACCCCGGTGACCCAGGCCCTTCAAGCATCTCAGGCTTCAGGTGCCTTCCTGCTCTCCAAGGCCCAGCACGGGGCTTAGTGAGGACACACAACAACCAAGCTCCAGGCACCGTGGAGTCAACCGCAGAGAGCTTAGAATGGAGGGTTGGATCCAGTTTCCATTCCGAACTGTCTCCTTTATAATCTGTGAGTCCCGTGGGGCAAGTCAGCGCACCTTCCGAGATCCTCGAGCACTGCTTCCCAGTAAGGAGGGTGCAGGACTGGATATATTTTTGTGTAAAAGCCTCTGGCCCAGGGTCTGTTGGGACACCCCTGGGCCTTTTTGTCACCTAGTCAGAGATGCAGCATGCTGAGTTCTGTCTGGGTGTGGTGGGCGTGCGGTAATTCCCTGTCGGTGAAGCCAGTAAGTCAGGTAAAGTAAGGAGAAGGCCTGTGAATATATTTGCTCACTTATAAAACCAGGGCACTGGGTTTGAACCCAGACTATTTACAGTGGGGAATGGATACATACAGTCATGAAGAAGAACCACGGCTCAGGCGCCAGGTGCTGGCAGGACTGGAAGCAACCTGGCTGGGGCAGGGTCGAAAAGACGTCTGCATAGCTGGCCAAGtgctttgctttgttgactgCTACGAAGTCACTGGCATACAGAAAACAGGGCAGCCGCAGGAGGACAGAGGCTTGTGTCCCTACCCTTCCAGCCTAGGAGCCAGCTGCCGGCACAGATGGGCTCCCCTCCCTTCTTGGCCTCTGTCCATGGCGGTGCTCAGCATCGGCTCTGAAATGGACCAGTCTACTGAAGCCAGCCACCCCCACGGAGACGGCAAGGCTCGTGGGTGGAAAACCAAGTTCCTTCGAGGCAGGTATCAGAATATGATGCGTTTGCCATCTGCTGGGTTCTGCTCCATGGGACAGTAGGGACACTTCAGCCTGCAGAGGGAGGAGAGTGGAGAATGTCTCAGGGGCTGGCCAGCAGGGGAGCCGAGCCAGGATGGGGCAGTTCACGGGGAACTTACTTTCCTCCATTAATGAGCTTGTTGAGGGCGTCCCGGGAGATCACGTGGCCACAGATGAGCTTGATGGGAGGGTTGGAGTCAGAGGTCTGCTGCCGGAGGATGGGGCAGGCGAACACTGAGTGGTACCAGCACTTCATGCCGAGTTCGATCTCAATCTGGGGAGGCCAGAGGAGGGGTGAGTCCCACTGCCAGCTGTGGCTGCCCTTCCCAGggccttctgcctgccctccacagCCCCCCGCTCCAGGCCTCACCGGTAGCTCATCCTTGTGACTCCAGACCCCCGTGCACTGCCTCTGCTCAATCACAGCCTTGATGTTCATCAGCACAGGCAGCGCCACACAGCCAGAGGCAAAGCTGCGGAACAAAGAGCAAGGGCTGcagtggcccagacccagagcctggcacaccgTCCTCGGCCTGTGTCTTAGGGCGGGGTTCTAAAGTGGCACATGTCAGACTGGTCCTCGAAAGTCTCCCCAGTCGCTCATAAAGTGCCACGTAGGTAGTTATGTGTGTCCGACTCTGGAGTCATTCTAATGCACCCCCGAGTTTGACGACCTATgggagagacaaaagaaagatcCAGGGGGCAGATACCAGCTCATCCGAACCACTGGAATGCCACTGGTGTGATGGGGACAGTGATCAGCTTGAAAGGGCCCCAGCCTGTCCGCCCCACCCTGCTGTCATGCACCTCTGTGATGGGTCATCATCAGTGAGGGCACTTAGACCCCAGGCAGATCCTCATCTCACTGGGACTCCAGCAGGGGCGGGGCATTGACTGGCTGGGCTAAATACCTATGCTGCGCCCAAGAACCGTCCTGAACTGTCCCTGGTGTTCTGGCTGGGTAACACTATTCTTTAACCAGAATCCTTCCTGGAGTGAGGCAGGAGGGGACGTGCCATTCCACTCTGGTGCAGGGTGGGATTCTGGGACCAGGTCCACGGGCTCTTTATTTCCCATCAGGCCCTGGGTAAGTCCACGCTTGCCTGGGGGCCTGcgtgttttctcatctgtaaaccaAGTGTAACTACCTGGAATTCCCAGGGCTTCGTGGAGTCCTGAGAACATCATGGTAAAGGAGCCTCCCAAGGGGAAGGTCACACATGCTACCCAGGCACTTCCCATTCTCCCCGATGGCCGCTGGTCGGAGAGGCGGCCAGGCTGCAGAGGCTCCTGTGGTAAGTCAGGGCTGAGGTGGCAGCAGCACAGAGACCTTATTCAAAAGACCTTACAAAAAGGGAACCTTGACCCCACCACTGACTTTGCAGCGACATCAGGCCACAACTCTTCCtaacctcagtttctccaactgTGAAAATCAGGTAACTCCTACCCAGAAGCAAGACTAAGAGAGTCAATTTTGGTCTGAAAGAACCAAGTACTGCCCCTGGCACACGGAATGGCCTCCACAGACTGTTTCCCTTGAAACTACTCTCCCACTCGCGCTGCCCCCATGGGGCTGCCAGTACCTGACGCTGAGGGGTGACTCTACCGACAGCCCCAGCAGGGAACAAGCATCCCTGGTAAAGGTCTCGCAGATCTCTGCCCAATGGCTGTTGTCCAGGAGGTGGCAGTAGGGCGACTTCTCCAAGCCCAGGCGCAGGTACACCAGGCTGCCCATCATCACCTGGATCTCTGCGGAGCAACCAGGCACAGGTCAGGGCAGCAGGGGGAGCGGGCGGGGGCagcggaagggcagagggagagcaggctgggCCCCTCGGCTCCCAGGCCCCAGAGCAGCAGGACCAGCCCGCAGAGATGCCCTCAGGCAAAACTGGTTTTCGATAAAGTCCGGTGTGGAGGCGGAGTCTCGGGGCTGCGGCTGCTGCGGGACAAGGACAAGCATCAGCCACAGTCCGACATTCTCTTCCATCCTTCCAAGAGCACCGAGGAGCAAGTCTCAGGTTGGTGCTCACGTTTTTCTTCTCCAACACTAGCTACTCTCCCTTCTAAAAAGCTCTCAGATGGTATCTAGATTTACTAACTGACAGTGCTTGGCTTTTATGATTTCACAAAATGTGAGGTAATAAACAGGGAAGAGTGGAGCTCAAGAACCAGTGACTGTGGGTAGGAGTGGTCACTAATGGCGAGCATCTGGAAGGGGAGACTCCAGTCACAGCGGTCTGGAAATCCTGGTGGGATGGAAGGAGGCTGTGGAGAGGTGCCGAGTGAGTCTTAAGGAAACGAGTGGGCTGCTGCTAGGTGGGAGAGCTCAGGGCTGAGGCGCAGGGGCGCACATGGCCCCGTGTGCTGAGTGCTGGTTTGGCACATGGAGGGTGTGCCTGGCCTGAGACGAAGCTGGAAGGGTATGGCAGAGGGGGATGCGGGGTGCAGGGGGAGAGTTCACCTGGGAGGCTGTGAGGGAGGGCTCAGAGTTTTCAGGTTGGGGAAAGGCATCCTGGTTACAGCTCCTCAGGAGGGGCAGGAACTCACACCCCAAGCCCTGACCCCTGCTAACACTGACACCCACCGGAGCCCGgcagcccagagcccagcccccTGAGCACTCACCTCGCTGGTGCAGCCGAGCAAATGGCTGAAAGTGCCGGGCATAGCTGAGGGCCTCGAGCTGCTTCTCGGGCCCGCCTGCCAGGAGGCGGATGAAGTGCAGGCGGTGCAGCTTGAACTCCAG
This genomic interval from Neovison vison isolate M4711 chromosome 1, ASM_NN_V1, whole genome shotgun sequence contains the following:
- the RMND5B gene encoding E3 ubiquitin-protein transferase RMND5B, producing MEQCASVEREVDKVLQKFLTYGQHCEQSLEELLHYVGQLRAELASAALQGTPLSATLSLVMSQCCRKIKDTVQKLASDHKDIHSSVSRVGKAIDRNFDSEICGVVSDAVWDSREKQQQILQTAIVEHLYQQGMLSVAEELCQESTLNVDLDFKQPFLELNRILEALHEQDLGPALEWAVSHRQRLLELNSSLEFKLHRLHFIRLLAGGPEKQLEALSYARHFQPFARLHQREIQVMMGSLVYLRLGLEKSPYCHLLDNSHWAEICETFTRDACSLLGLSVESPLSVSFASGCVALPVLMNIKAVIEQRQCTGVWSHKDELPIEIELGMKCWYHSVFACPILRQQTSDSNPPIKLICGHVISRDALNKLINGGKLKCPYCPMEQNPADGKRIIF